AGCTTTCTTCGGACACGTCAAGGGCGCGTTCACGGGTGCGGATAGTACCAAGAAAGGGTATTTCTATGAAGCGGAAGGCGGCACGCTGTTTCTGGACGAGGTGGGCAACCTTGCGTTAGAAACCCAACAGATGTTACTCCGTGCCATACAAGAGAGGCGGTATCGCCCGATCGGTGACAAATCGGACAGAAGTTTCAATGTTCGCATCATCGCCGCCACCAATGAGGATCTGGAGGCGGCAGTGAGTGAAAAGCGTTTCCGGCAGGATCTGTTTTACCGTCTGCATGACTTCGGGATAACCGTTCCGCCCTTGCGTGACTGTCAGGAGGACATCTTGCCGTTGGCGGAGTTCTTCCGCGAGATAGCCAACAAGGAATTGGAATGCAATGTGAGCGGTTTCAGTTCCGAAGCACGTAAAGCGTTGCTGACACACGCATGGCCGGGCAACGTGCGGGAACTTCGGCAAAAGATAATGGGAGCTGTATTGCAAGCGCAGGAAGGTGTGGCGACGAAAGAACATCTGGAGCTTGCCGTAATCAAACCTACCTCACACGTCAGTTTCGCCCTGCGCAATGACGTGGAGGATAAGGAACGGATATTACGGGCGTTGAAACAGGCAAACGGCAACCGGAGTGTCGCCGCAGAACTGCTCGGAATAGG
The Phocaeicola salanitronis DSM 18170 genome window above contains:
- a CDS encoding sigma-54-dependent transcriptional regulator, whose translation is MDKTKIIVVEDNIVYCEYVCNMLSREGYHTMKAYHLSTAKKHLQQATDNDIVVADLRLPDGNGIDLLRWMRKEGKMQPFIIMTDYAEVHTAVESMKLGSIDYIPKQLVEDKLVPLLRSIQKERQAGQRRMPVFAREGSAFQKIMHRIRLVAATDMSVMIFGENGTGKEHIAHHLHDKSKRAGKPFVAVDCGSLTKELAPSAFFGHVKGAFTGADSTKKGYFYEAEGGTLFLDEVGNLALETQQMLLRAIQERRYRPIGDKSDRSFNVRIIAATNEDLEAAVSEKRFRQDLFYRLHDFGITVPPLRDCQEDILPLAEFFREIANKELECNVSGFSSEARKALLTHAWPGNVRELRQKIMGAVLQAQEGVATKEHLELAVIKPTSHVSFALRNDVEDKERILRALKQANGNRSVAAELLGIGRTTLYSKLEEYGLKYKFKQS